The genomic stretch GACAGAGAGCTGAGGTATATGAACAGATTGCCAAAAGCAGGCAGGAAGATATAGCTTCAATGCATTTTATAAAATTAGCTTTGGATATTTATCTTAAAATAAAGGACAATGGAAAAATAAAAGAGATGGAAGAGTTATACTCTGAAAAGAGAAATACTTTCCAATTGACAGAAACTTCCATTCCAATTCCAGATGATTATATAAAAACAATTGATGAAACTGTAAAACAGACTATAGAGACTTGTTCTGTAGATGAGTTGTTAGATCAATTTGCAGGGACTCCTTGGTATGAAACAGATGATTCTATTCAAGCCTTATCTGATGCTGTGGACAATGGACTTATAGGTACCCTTCCTTTGTCATGCCTTGACAGATATGGCAACACCGTTAAAACATACACACCAGCAGAAGGAAAATTTTGGTCTACATATAGTTTCTTCTTCAAAATTGGTACATTAAAAATGCTTAAATTATTTATGGCAGCCATTGACTCTCAAAAGTTATCATACGATTCAGTTTTAAACTATTTGGAAAAAACATGGTTAAATGAACCTATTGAGAGAAACTATAATGGTAAAAAGATTTGTGTTGTTCCTTTAGATACTGTTAAACCTGGATTAAAGAGAATCTTTGATGAACTTAAACAAGCTGAAGGAAGTTATATCCCTGATTATGTCACTATTATAGATAGCTTAACACTTAAGATTGAAGGTCTTTTGAGATTTTTTATTGAGAAACTTAAAATACCCACTTTTGCTAAGAGACGTTCAAAAGATGGAGATGTCATAATGGAAAAACTTTTTGATGATATTATTGCAGATCTGAAGGGAACTCCAGAGAGACCTTCTAGTTTTGTCAAAGATCATCTTACCATGCTCAAATATGTAATGTCAGAGAAAATAGGCTGGAATTTGAGAAATGAGGTAGCACATTCTTTACTTCAAATCGAAGATTATTCGTTAGACAAAGTTGTTGTCTTGTTCTGCTTAATTCTTAAATTGAGCAAATATGTGTTTATAGAACAACGTGAAAGTTAAAATTGCAAAAGGAATAAAGTGCAATTTATTAATACGGATTAACTGATTTAATATTTTGATTATGGACGATGATTTAAGAAAAGAAATATCAGATTTTTTTTTGACAGATAGTTCTGGCTATTTAGCACGATATAGGGCCTTAATAAATGTGTTTACAAATATAAGTACACGTAGTAAAATATTGGTGGATTTATTATTTTCTTTTGAGTGCAGTTTGAAATCTTTGATTTTTTTGAGAAGTGACTCTGATGAAAAATCAACGTATAAAATTATTCGGACTCACAATTTAAGCAATCTCTTGTCAAAAGTTGACACGGCGAATTTTCAAGATATTGCCAATTTTATCCTTGATGAAAAGTTGGATGATATATCCGTGGGGGTTCGTTATACTCTTGAAGCCAATGTTAAATTCAGAGAGCACGGCTTATTGGGGAGTAAATATTATGAGACAATAGCGTCGTATCATTGGATAGATAAAGTTTATCAAGAGGCTAAGAAATTGAATGAGTTTGTACGTAACGAAAGCATTTCTATGTTTGGACTTATAACCATAATTAATATTCAAGATATTGATATTAATAAATTGATTGATCGAGAAAATCGCATCAGGAATATTAATAAACCTTAGAAATATCCTAATATCATTGTCATAAAGGAAGGTATACTAACATCTGAAAAGAAGAACGACAGTACTTAAAGGAGAATAATCTTTTCAGATGTTATGTTTATTTTGAATTAGACAGATTTTACTTGTGTGAGGTATCATCTTTTAACCCCAACCTTTCACATAACTCCGGATCATTTTTGATTCGGTTCATTTCCTCATTAATGATTGCCTGAGCATCCAATTTAATCTGGTCGTAGTTGCGCTGTATCTGCTGCATCATGATATCGTTTCCATCCTTGTCCTTAAATTCATTGATGACAGGGATTTTCCGGTAAGCCTTTTCCTCCGCGCCGACTTTGGCATGGTCCACAATGATTTCAGCATGGAATATTTTCTGGTCTATCTTTTCGCCAAAATTGTCGGAAACGGCTCCGACAAATGTACCCTGGGACAGGTTGGCAATCTTGGAAGCCGGGATGAGCGAGTCAAGTTGTGTGCTAATGGAGGTGGATACATCCTGACGGTTGATGGAGACAGACTGCCGCTGCTGGAGTACTTTGCCGAAACGTTCGGAAAGCGTCTTCGCAGTTTCTCCAACCACCTGACCGCTGAAAATATTGCCTACCGTGTTTTGGATGACCTTCGACTCTTTTTCACCGTAATCGCGGTTCAACTGGCTAAAATCCTGAAAGCCGAGACAGACCGCTACCTTGTTGCTTCGGGCGGTAGCGATGAGGTTGTCCAATCCACGGAAATAGATGGTCGGCAGCTCGTCAATGATGACAGTGCTCTTAAGCTGTCCTTTCTTGTTGATGAGTTTGACGATGCGGGAATTGTATAGTCCAAGTGCCGCCGAGTAGATGTTCTGCCTGTCCGGATTGTTACCCACGCAAAGCAGCTTGGGCTCTTTCGGGTTGTTTATGTCCAACGAAAAATCATTACCTGTCATCACCCAATACAACTGTGGGGAAATCATGCGCGTAAGGGGAATTTTTGCCGAAGCGATCTGGCCCTGGAGCTGGTCCTGGGCGCCCCCTTTCCAGGCATCCATGAAGGGGGAAAGGTAGTTTTCCAGCTCCGGATACGAGGTCAGGATAGTAAACAAATCCGAATAAGGCTTGTTAAGCAGTTCCACCGCATGCGGAAAGGAACAATAAATACCGTTTTTGTAAATTGTAGGCTCGGCACTCGGCGCCTTGCCGCATTTCTGCGGTAGGTTTCCGAGAGCCTGCCCCCGAACCGTGCTTACATGTCTCCATGTACACGGCTCTCCGTTATAATTCAACTTAGTGTTATACATTGCCATGTATTTTAGCATTACATTCTGGACAGACTGCCAATGTTTTACGGTGCATTTTGAGCATGATGCGTTCCCATTCGTTCTTGCCTGTCAAGTCTTTCAAGGCACGAACATGGTGCATCACCGTTTTGCCATGCGCTCCGCATACCTCGCACTGTTCCGCCTTTAGTCTCTCAACAAGACTTGAGGCTGGCAGAAAATTGGTGTTTGGCATTATGTCGCATTTAGCATCACATTGAGCGTCTTTTCTCTTGAAACCCTCATTATAGAACACACGGCATTTGCATTGCCCTTTTGCATCCGTGTAACTGATTACAAAGTCTTTGTCTTTCGAGTATTTCTTTTTAATCTTCCGTACACTGCTGCTTTGCTTTTTGGCGATGCTTTTGTACATACTGTATTCCATAATATAACCGAACCTTTTGCAAAGAGTAGATACATTGTTCGCTATCGAGTAATAATTGTAGAATCCTCTTATCTCCTTATTGAATTGGGCTACAATATCCTCCGGTTTGCGGTTCATCATATAACTGCGTGCCTTTGGCTTCCAATCCTCCTTGCCATTGGTTTGTATAACCCTCATGGCTTTGTAGTCAATCAACTTGTTCTTGACCACCTCTCTCGGGAGTAGAAGTACAACCTTGCGGTTGAACATTCTTTTGAGCACTCCATTCTTATCTCTCTTGGTGGCTTTGGAGTTGCGTACGGTTATTTCATATCCCAGAAATTTAGCTTTTTCTTGTGCTTGGGTTATAAGCGTTTTCTCTGCCGACAGTTCAAGTTTTAGCTTATCTTTCATGAATTGTGTGATATTCGCTTTGATTTGCCCACATTCTTCATGGCTGCCGACAACCCCAATCAAGAAATCGTCTGCGTATCTGACATATTTCAACCGTCTGTACTCTTCATCCATTTCCATGACACAAGGCATTTGTTGCATCTGTCGGTAATACCCTTTGATTTTATCAATAAGGTCTTTCCGTACCTTTGTATCGGTTTCGGATTTCAGTTTCTTTTCCAGCTTGTTCTTACGGTCTTTAATCCGACGGTAATCCTTATCCAATCTTCTGCTTGCGCCTTTATTGAAAGATTGGGCGTATACCTCCATGTACTTGTCGAACTTGTCAAGGTAAATATTAGCCAGTATGGGACTAATGATGCCGCCTTGCGGAGTTCCACTGTACGTGTGTCTGTATTTCCAATTTTCAATATACCCAGCGTTCAGAAATTTACGGATGAGCCTTATGAACCTCCCGTCCGCTATGCGTTCTTCGAGTATGCCAATCAGAACGTTATGGTCTATGTTGTCGAAGAAGCCTTTTATGTCCCCCTCTATAAACCATTTTGTTCCGAGAAACGTATCTTGAATTTGGGTTAATGCAGTCTGGCAACTCCTACGTGGTCTGAATCCATGTGAGGTATTTTCAAAACTTCCCTCGTATATGGCTTCCAGTATCATGTGTACCACTTCCTGCACCAACTTGTCTTCAAAAGACGGGATGCCCAACGGGCGTTTCTTTCCGTTCTTCTTAGGGATATAGACCCTTTTGGCTGGGTTGGGTTTGTAACTTTCGTCTCTAAGCTTGGAGATTAGATTTTCTATTCTCTGAATACTCATTTCGTCAACTGTCTTGCCGTCTGTCCCAGCGGTCATATTGCCCTGTTTGGCATAGATTCGCTGGTAGGCGGTATAGAACATCTGTTCATTGAATAGAATACGATACAACCGTTCGAACTTATAGCCCGATACATTGCTGTGTTTCACTAAGTTGTTCAATACATTCTTTGGATTTCTCATAATGTCTCTCACATTTTCCTTTGATTATATTGATTATATAACTGCTTCCCTTCGCCATGTGCAGGGCATTACCCTGCTCGGACTACTACGGAAGCTCCGTTGCCATGCCGAATATTCAAGAACGACTTCTATAGCCTTTCGGCGTTTCGGTTTAGGCAATCCCCATTTAGCGGGTGTAATAACAAGCATGACAGACTGTCGGATGCAACGTTCGTCCGTTAATCTGCTTATTGCAGACGTGTCGCAGTCAGTTCTTTGCCCCATACAACCTAAACACTTGCTGGGGTACATGCGATATGGCGTTGGTAACTGCCTTCCGCCACAGCCCTGGTATGTGCCACTGGATTGTTGTTCAACCAGTTCAGGCTTCATCCTCATGTCCGTCTTTCTGTCTTGCCATTCAGTCGCAGCGTGGCAGTTGGCTGACTTATGGCTTCTCCGACATGCTACACTCCCCCTCGGGTTTCCCTCTGGGATAAGTCGGATGACAGTAGGTCTTATTTTCATAGAACTCTAACCTAATCTATTGCTAAATAGATATTTATTACACTGCCTTATGGGCGCACGTAGGCTCGGCACTCGGCGCCTTGCCGCATTTCTGCGGTAGGTTTCCGAGAGCCTGCCCCCGAACCGTGCTTACATGTCTCCATGTACACGGCTCTCCGTTATAATTCAACTTAGTGTTATACATTGCCATGTATTTTAGCATTACATTCTGGACAGACTGCCAATGTTTTACGGTGCATTTTGAGCATGATGCGTTCCCATTCGTTCTTGCCTGTCAAGTCTTTCAAGGCACGAACATGGTGCATCACCGTTTTGCCATGCGCTCCGCATACCTCGCACTGTTCCGCCTTTAGTCTCTCAACAAGACTTGAGGCTGGCAGAAAATTGGTGTTTGGCATTATGTCGCATTTAGCATCACATTGAGCGTCTTTTCTCTTGAAACCCTCATTATAGAACACACGGCATTTGCATTGCCCTTTTGCATCCGTGTAACTGATTACAAAGTCTTTGTCTTTCGAGTATTTCTTTTTAATCTTCCGTACACTGCTGCTTTGCTTTTTGGCGATGCTTTTGTACATACTGTATTCCATAATATAACCGAACCTTTTGCAAAGAGTAGATACATTGTTCGCTATCGAGTAATAATTGTAGAATCCTCTTATCTCCTTATTGAATTGGGCTACAATATCCTCCGGTTTGCGGTTCATCATATAACTGCGTGCCTTTGGCTTCCAATCCTCCTTGCCATTGGTTTGTATAACCCTCATGGCTTTGTAGTCAATCAACTTGTTCTTGACCACCTCTCTCGGGAGTAGAAGTACAACCTTGCGGTTGAACATTCTTTTGAGCACTCCATTCTTATCTCTCTTGGTGGCTTTGGAGTTGCGTACGGTTATTTCATATCCCAGAAATTTAGCTTTTTCTTGTGCTTGGGTTATAAGCGTTTTCTCTGCCGACAGTTCAAGTTTTAGCTTATCTTTCATGAATTGTGTGATATTCGCTTTGATTTGCCCACATTCTTCATGGCTGCCGACAACCCCAATCAAGAAATCGTCTGCGTATCTGACATATT from Phocaeicola dorei encodes the following:
- a CDS encoding DUF4209 domain-containing protein, with the protein product MGKGDSRTKKGKRFMHSPRKYYQKKQLNTGKMENKSEYGIYEEFLKNFDSVNYKNKDSSTINNEFQKVISELCEKDMINVALQAELDRQVFLIRKSFEFQDDETKGTIKGLSWQMAGTQDMANGNKIPFYWPDVRNLTKENFEFFEQRYKKTNNLYAKTEYGLMVYFGQKTDWSKNNSFKLQLCNELISLAQEYYGEAQKGEYFKLGYVLNRLELALQIAINSKFEDCQKAIIEQVFDIQQHWSVNDNTKHVPLNYSRFMLEHYSICKKYIDFEKVIERNKYAISLIEKDNLYMAADAIEFTDKLKQKINLSIEDSLRQRAEVYEQIAKSRQEDIASMHFIKLALDIYLKIKDNGKIKEMEELYSEKRNTFQLTETSIPIPDDYIKTIDETVKQTIETCSVDELLDQFAGTPWYETDDSIQALSDAVDNGLIGTLPLSCLDRYGNTVKTYTPAEGKFWSTYSFFFKIGTLKMLKLFMAAIDSQKLSYDSVLNYLEKTWLNEPIERNYNGKKICVVPLDTVKPGLKRIFDELKQAEGSYIPDYVTIIDSLTLKIEGLLRFFIEKLKIPTFAKRRSKDGDVIMEKLFDDIIADLKGTPERPSSFVKDHLTMLKYVMSEKIGWNLRNEVAHSLLQIEDYSLDKVVVLFCLILKLSKYVFIEQRES
- a CDS encoding reverse transcriptase domain-containing protein, giving the protein MRNPKNVLNNLVKHSNVSGYKFERLYRILFNEQMFYTAYQRIYAKQGNMTAGTDGKTVDEMSIQRIENLISKLRDESYKPNPAKRVYIPKKNGKKRPLGIPSFEDKLVQEVVHMILEAIYEGSFENTSHGFRPRRSCQTALTQIQDTFLGTKWFIEGDIKGFFDNIDHNVLIGILEERIADGRFIRLIRKFLNAGYIENWKYRHTYSGTPQGGIISPILANIYLDKFDKYMEVYAQSFNKGASRRLDKDYRRIKDRKNKLEKKLKSETDTKVRKDLIDKIKGYYRQMQQMPCVMEMDEEYRRLKYVRYADDFLIGVVGSHEECGQIKANITQFMKDKLKLELSAEKTLITQAQEKAKFLGYEITVRNSKATKRDKNGVLKRMFNRKVVLLLPREVVKNKLIDYKAMRVIQTNGKEDWKPKARSYMMNRKPEDIVAQFNKEIRGFYNYYSIANNVSTLCKRFGYIMEYSMYKSIAKKQSSSVRKIKKKYSKDKDFVISYTDAKGQCKCRVFYNEGFKRKDAQCDAKCDIMPNTNFLPASSLVERLKAEQCEVCGAHGKTVMHHVRALKDLTGKNEWERIMLKMHRKTLAVCPECNAKIHGNV